The genomic segment TCAAATGGAATGGAGGCGGACCTCGTCTTGGATCTTGCAATTGAATCAGGTGAACGTGTCTTTGATCAATTGCCTCTGCAACGCATGGAAATTGAGACGAACAATTCCTAACCCTATTGAGTTTTAGACGCTCCAAAGGCGGCTTGGATTGACATGACTGATATGCCTTGGATGGATTCACTTTTGGGACTCAAACCCGGTTGCGGCAGTTTCGGGGGGTGGAATCGGACTGGTTTGGTTGACCCCTTTTTGCTCGGTCGTGTTTACTGTTTATAACGCGCGTTTGGTGCGGCGGCACTTGAGTTTCTTGAGGTCAAAGCACGTCATTATGCTACTTCATTACACCTCAAGAGTTGCATCCTAGGGCTCGAACCGGACCGGTGCCGCTTGCCCCCTAAGGACTCGAGTTGGGTTCACATTCATCGGAAATCGACGAATCCCCTTTCCCTCATGCCAAACGGAGCTCGACCTTACATAAACCCTACCCTCTCCTCTAATAATAACCCCTTAAGGAAATTTTAAGAATTAATACTACGGAAATCATAAATTGATCATAACGTTTATTAAATTTGAATGTTAAATTGTTGAGTTGGATATCAAGTGATTTTTAGGAGTCTACCAATTTGGAGATTTACTCTTTGTATGTTATGAGTACTAATTGGTGATTTTTTATGATATTAATCTAATTTAATAAAAATTAACggaatattaataaatcataaatTTATCAATTTGGGATTTTTAATGGTGATGTATGTATCGGTTTAAgattttataataaaaaaattattttaaaataaattttttatatatgtatcaATCGGGGGTTTTTCACTATAGTAATCTAAATTTTAAACAAAAGTAGAAGATTATATTTAAGTTGAGGGCAATTTTCGGGTTCGATCATATATGATCCAAATTTTTCATATTTTAACCGGCTACTAGACAATTCTTCCGCTACCCTCTGTGGAGGGTGACGTGTCGCTCGGCGGCCCATTTCACGCCGCATCATCTGTGCCGCTGCCGGCGGAGGGGACCGATTTATTTCTGGGAAGATGGGGAGGGAGGGATTACCCATTCattccttatttatttatttttggaaATTCGCTGTCTGGATAATGGATTGTCGGAAAATACATACAAATGCAAACGATAAAGTACGACGGCACGTGAGGACCGCGATTGGGTTATAAATTGGGGACGGCAGATTGCACTTCGTCTTTTTATATGCTTGAATCTTCCCACTTTATTCATTCCAATATTATATAAATTCAGGATCGACAATAAAAGAAAATTTATTGTTTTTCTTTTTCGGGTTTTTAGTTAGATTACGAGGGACATTATATATCCAAATCCAATGTGCGCTTTCATTTTCTTCATTAATCTATGGATCTCTCAGTTTCTCTGTCGTGTGAAGCAAAGCATGTTTCAACTTTCAATACCCTCTTCTTCAATCCAATGGccacctatatatatataattaattattgtaAAGCGTGGCGAAGTCAAAAGTCATGACCAAACCTTACCTGTCGCCTGCGCTTCCCAAGCCATCACAACCAGAAAGCAGCACTTCCCACCTCGCATCATTCAGACAGATTTTACAAAGTAGTGGCCTTTACTAAACATATCAGCCTAAAATTAGAGAAAAAAATCGCGCTTTGTTTCACAAAAAAAGAGATAATAATTTGATaaatatttttctaaaaaataATCACTCGTGTAATTTGAAACAACTAATCAACAAAAATTACTTTAATTAATAACatcaatatatatttaaataccgcTCATTCATTTTCATAATACGCGATGCTTATCATCTACGAAAATTCACTAATAATCACGAAAACCGCGGGCCCCCTCACCTCACCTCACCTCACCTCAGGACACCTCTCCGCTtaacaaataaaataaataaaataaaataatagggTAAAGTTAGAGAGAGAAAATGAACATTTCTCGggccattttagagagagaaagttgAGGAGGCGGGGGGTGGTCGGGGGGGTATGTGCTTTCGGTAAGAACACATCAACCGCTTTCCCCCATTAATGTCTCGCCCATAAAAAACGGCCGCCGTATCTCTTCCTCCTCCTATTCCTTCCCTTCTTCTCCGCTCGTTACCGATTCTAGTCCCGCGGTCTGGACTCGCCTCCTCCGTCGCCGCCTCCGCCGCCGTCGAATTCCCCTCCTTTTTGCTCCCCTTCCCGTCCAAATGGAAGGCGAGTTCCAGGACTGGGAATTGCTCCACAGCTCCGACTCCGACTCGGTCGACAACCCTAGGAGCCTCGACGAGATCGAGGACGAATCCGGGGGCATGATCCGCCCCGATTACTTCTCCCTCGACGGCTCTGCCATGTACCCCCGGGCCCCAACTCCCCCGCCCCCGCCCCTGCCCCCGCCCCCGCCCTCGCCCCCGGCGCCGGCTCCGGCTCCTCCGCCTCCGCCAGCGAGGCGGGCGACTCCGTCCACTCCGATAACCCCAGCTGGATCGATCCCGGCTCCGAGACCCGGTACCAGCGTAAGGACCCGGGCGGGTTCTGGTCCGACTCCGGCAGCGACCTCTCCGACGAGCGCAAGCTCGGGGATTTCGATCCCAAGGGCGAACTACTCGTCACCGCGGAGAAGGAGGTCGCCGGGGGATTGGGGGGTAAGAGTGAGGAGTTGGCTTTCGGGTTGGGGGAGTTCGATTTGGGCGATTTGGGCGTGAAGGGCGAGTATGGTTCCTCTGGAGGTGCCGAGAAGCAGGTAGATGTTGGTGAAATTCAAGGTCTTGGGGAGGATTCCCCGAAGTTCTGGTCTGCTTCGGGTGGAAAGAGATTGGCTGCGCTGAAACTTGGAGAGGACATGAGCGGGGAAGTGGTTTTGGGGGTTCGAAATGATCAGGCGGCAGAGGCAGAGGGTGGGAACGGAGCTGTCGAGGACGAAGGCCTCGCGATCAAAGCAGCCAAGCCGGAGGGTGATGAAGATAAAAGAACAGTGTGGTGGAAGGTGCCTTTTGAGCTGTTGAGGTTCTGTGTGTTTAGGGTCAGTCCCTTTTGGTCGCTCTCTGTAGCTGCTGCTTTTATGGGATGTGTCATCCTGGGGAGGAGGCTGTACAAGATGAAGCAGAAGAGCGCACTTTGCAGCTGAAGATTACCGTGGACGACAAGGTCACAGTGCTTTTCTTTTTCCTTGCCTCGATTGAACTCAGCTCGAGTCTTTCTCTGTTCTGTTTGCTGATATTACACACGATGTTTGTTGAATTGGTAAGATTGGTTGGTTGTTTGGTCGTTTTCCTTAGTTGTTTCTCAAAGTGGCTAAATTTATTGTTCTATGGGCATTGTTTTATAGAAAAGACTGGATTCAAAATGCTATATATTGGATGGAGCGGCAGTCTTTACTGTTTCTCAGTACTCTCCCATTATTATACAACTGGCGAAATGTTTGGATTGAGGGAATGACCATTCCATTCCTGGCCCATTCTTGATGATGACTGTTACAATTGACAGTGTCTGGATCGAGAACGATCATTCCATTCCCAGCCCATTCTTGATGATGACCATTCTATTTCTTGATTAACAGTTATTGGGTAGTGTCTATCTAGAtctattttatttgtttttattcccATGGAATAACCATTCCTTTCCTTCTCAGTTCCTTTCCACAAATCAAACTTGCCATAAGATTTACATGGCTGATCAATGTggtcaaattattattttttttttaattttttgttaATATTCTCTTTCTAATCCCCAATAAATATTCTTTTTGGTAGTGGATTGATGTCAATGCCATCTCCTAGAACTAATAACAAGTGCTTTTTGGACGTTGGATTGATGCCATAATTTTTTGTTTGTCTTAGTGAGTACATGGTTGTTATGACTTGATGATGTTTCTTTTGTTTTGAGGcacttccactttttcttgttgtgGGACATTGCATTTTCTTTGAATTAGCATAGACGCTTGTCAGTCTGTCCTTTAAAGTGTACCTGCAATCAGATCTTCGTTCTCTGTTTCTGTGTCCCAATCATTACTGCGCTATGATTCTTATGAAATAATGGATGCTTCTTTTACATATTGGTTAGCTTTTTCTAAGAAACGTTACAGGCACTGTGTAAGTTCTCTCATCCTCTATTCAGGTTTGGCACTTTCATTGTAAATAATTTTTCTGGTGGCTATTCTGGCTAAATTGTCAATTTCTATCAAGTGTGCTGATGTTGTGGCTCCTATGAAGTCCTTAGATTTACGAACTTTGTGGCTGTATAATCTGAGTGGAGTTATTAAGTTTTGAGTCAATCTAGTTGATGATCCCTTTAAGCATGTCTTTTTTAATCTAGTTTGATAAAATTACATTTGGAAAGTATGTTTCCACCACTAAGGTCTTGTCCTGGTGCAATTGTACTGTATACAAGCT from the Rutidosis leptorrhynchoides isolate AG116_Rl617_1_P2 unplaced genomic scaffold, CSIRO_AGI_Rlap_v1 contig358, whole genome shotgun sequence genome contains:
- the LOC139883133 gene encoding uncharacterized protein, yielding MEGEFQDWELLHSSDSDSVDNPRSLDEIEDESGGMIRPDYFSLDGSAIWIDPGSETRYQRKDPGGFWSDSGSDLSDERKLGDFDPKGELLVTAEKEVAGGLGGKSEELAFGLGEFDLGDLGVKGEYGSSGGAEKQVDVGEIQGLGEDSPKFWSASGGKRLAALKLGEDMSGEVVLGVRNDQAAEAEGGNGAVEDEGLAIKAAKPEGDEDKRTVWWKVPFELLSCCFYGMCHPGEEAVQDEAEERTLQLKITVDDKVTVLFFFLASIELSSSLSLFCLLILHTMFVELKRLDSKCYILDGAAVFTVSQYSPIIIQLAKCLD